Proteins encoded in a region of the Sulfurimonas marina genome:
- a CDS encoding Bax inhibitor-1/YccA family protein encodes MGLYDRDYAREHNTYAYGSAHRSEAQIVSFVKETYKLFAASMMAGAVGAYVGIPLAGAIHAMFWPLFILEIGLLIGLHFVKHKPGINLVVMFGFVFMTGLMLAPLLSHTLGLNGGATIIGNAFAMTSVVFGAMSFYAVKTTKDFTGYGKPLMIALLVIIGFSILNIFLGNPMLHVMLSGAVVILFSILVIYDTQNIMQGAYETPIDGAIALYLDFLNIFTALLQLFGIFGSED; translated from the coding sequence ATGGGACTTTACGATCGTGACTATGCTAGAGAGCATAATACTTACGCTTATGGAAGTGCTCATCGTAGTGAAGCGCAGATAGTATCTTTTGTAAAAGAGACTTATAAACTATTTGCTGCATCTATGATGGCCGGTGCTGTTGGTGCATATGTTGGTATCCCATTAGCTGGTGCAATACATGCAATGTTTTGGCCTCTTTTCATTTTAGAAATTGGTCTATTAATTGGTTTACATTTTGTTAAACATAAACCAGGTATCAATTTAGTTGTAATGTTTGGCTTTGTTTTTATGACAGGTCTTATGTTAGCACCTTTACTTTCACACACTTTAGGACTTAACGGCGGTGCGACAATTATTGGTAATGCATTCGCTATGACTTCTGTTGTATTTGGAGCAATGAGCTTCTATGCTGTTAAAACTACAAAAGATTTTACAGGGTACGGGAAACCTTTAATGATTGCTCTTTTAGTGATCATCGGTTTTTCTATCTTAAATATCTTTTTAGGCAACCCAATGCTTCACGTAATGTTAAGTGGAGCTGTTGTTATACTGTTTAGTATCTTAGTTATTTATGATACTCAAAACATTATGCAAGGTGCATATGAAACACCAATTGACGGTGCTATTGCACTTTATCTTGACTTCTTAAATATCTTTACTGCATTACTGCAGCTATTTGGTATCTTCGGAAGTGAAGACTAA
- the glgA gene encoding glycogen synthase GlgA produces MKRKLKILFAASEAVPFAKTGGLADVAGALPKAIEKLGHEIILVLPRYYKIDKENLTKLETPLGVPMGSIGELWAAVYTTTLPQSGVQVYFIDHENYFGRAGFYEEDNRSYKDNGERFVFFSKAALQLCKMLHFTPDIIHANDWHTALLPILAKTRFVHDFAHAKTVFTIHNMQHQGVFHKGLMDLLEIGWEHFNAHEFESFNHLNMLKGGIMHADAVTTVSKRYAREIQTAEFGFGLDGHLWAHREKIFGILNGVDYDEWNPSKDTYIAQTFDRDQMKGKRACKRAIQKHFNLEQRDDVPLIGFVGRFAEQKGIGLISSAINGILDNDLQIVMLGTGEKWAEGFFSDVAHHRGNFGLHVGYSEALAHQIEAGCDMFLMPSLFEPCGLNQIYSLRYGTLPIVRATGGLDDTIVNFDEHHRHGNGFKFYDATSEALYYTVLWAMSIYYNDKEAFLDMQRRAMSEHFSWDDAAKDYEAVYRYILDPANNERPKQ; encoded by the coding sequence ATGAAACGAAAACTAAAAATCCTTTTTGCCGCTTCAGAAGCGGTTCCTTTTGCAAAAACGGGCGGTTTGGCAGATGTAGCGGGGGCTCTTCCAAAAGCTATCGAGAAGCTTGGGCATGAGATCATCCTTGTACTGCCTAGATATTACAAGATCGATAAAGAAAATCTTACAAAATTAGAAACACCGCTTGGGGTACCGATGGGAAGTATAGGTGAGCTGTGGGCTGCAGTTTACACAACTACTTTGCCACAAAGTGGTGTGCAGGTTTATTTTATCGATCATGAAAACTATTTCGGTAGAGCCGGATTTTACGAGGAGGATAACCGCTCATACAAAGATAACGGTGAGCGTTTTGTTTTCTTTTCAAAAGCGGCATTGCAGTTGTGTAAGATGCTTCATTTTACTCCCGATATTATCCACGCTAACGATTGGCATACTGCACTGTTGCCTATTTTAGCCAAAACCCGTTTTGTACATGATTTTGCCCATGCCAAAACAGTGTTTACGATTCACAATATGCAGCATCAGGGTGTTTTTCACAAAGGGCTGATGGATCTTTTAGAGATTGGCTGGGAGCATTTCAATGCACATGAGTTTGAAAGTTTTAATCATCTCAATATGCTAAAAGGGGGTATAATGCATGCCGATGCAGTAACTACCGTCTCAAAACGTTATGCCAGAGAGATCCAGACAGCGGAGTTTGGTTTTGGACTAGATGGACATCTTTGGGCTCATAGAGAGAAAATTTTTGGGATTTTAAATGGTGTGGATTATGATGAATGGAATCCTTCAAAAGACACTTATATAGCGCAAACTTTCGACCGCGATCAGATGAAGGGAAAAAGAGCGTGTAAACGTGCAATCCAAAAGCACTTTAATTTAGAACAGCGTGATGATGTTCCACTTATAGGCTTTGTCGGCCGTTTTGCAGAACAAAAAGGGATAGGACTTATTTCAAGTGCTATTAACGGAATTTTGGACAATGATCTGCAGATCGTAATGCTTGGAACCGGTGAGAAGTGGGCGGAAGGTTTTTTCTCGGATGTTGCACACCATAGAGGTAATTTCGGTTTGCATGTCGGATACAGTGAAGCTCTTGCACATCAAATAGAAGCGGGATGTGATATGTTTTTAATGCCTTCTCTCTTTGAGCCTTGCGGGCTGAACCAGATCTACAGTTTGCGCTACGGTACTTTGCCGATAGTACGTGCAACGGGAGGGCTTGACGATACTATAGTGAATTTCGATGAACATCATCGCCACGGTAACGGTTTTAAGTTTTACGATGCCACTTCCGAAGCACTATACTATACTGTTTTATGGGCTATGAGTATATATTACAATGACAAAGAGGCCTTTTTAGATATGCAACGACGTGCTATGAGCGAACATTTTAGCTGGGATGATGCGGCAAAGGATTACGAAGCGGTCTATCGCTACATTTTAGACCCTGCAAATAATGAGAGACCAAAGCAATGA
- the glgB gene encoding 1,4-alpha-glucan branching protein GlgB, whose amino-acid sequence MNYESFYDVTLFSEFDIYLFKEGTHTKLYEHLGAHPYVRNGQEGVYFAVWAPSAKGISLIADFNNFNNQTHPLKMRQDGSGIWEVFVSDVSIETLYKYYVDSDNEQVSKEKADPFAFYAEVAPKSASKVWNLNVFSWDDDAWMKKRKKHNSHKAPISIYEIHLGSWRRKVEEDNRFLNYTEAANELAHYIKELGFTHVELLPITEYPFEGSWGYQVTGYFAPTARYGTPEQFKEFVNIMHNHDIGVILDWVPSHFVTDGHGLITFDGTCLYEHHDPRKGYHPEWGSAIFNYDRNEVRAFLVSSAMFWLDKYHLDGIRVDAVASMLYLNYAREDGEWLPNEDGGNINKGAVEFLRHLNISAYAEHKDIMMFAEESTNYPMVSGAVSDGGLGFGYKWNMGWMHDILKYMKNDPINRQHHHKNLTFSFVYMYNENYVLPLSHDEVVHMKGSLINKMPGEYHKKFANLRALYSLMYAHPGKKLLFMGGEFAQFAEWNFSQSLDWHLLENENHSGVKKLIYTLNTLYKKEPALYKNDVESNGFEWIDENDYRANVIAFIRKGNIKEKPLIIVCNFSDKAHIGYMLGMPKRGEYKEIFNSEDKSFGGSGSLNKDVLKTTPKSYHGRKNMISLNLAPLSVLYLQKMS is encoded by the coding sequence ATGAACTATGAATCTTTTTACGATGTAACTCTTTTTAGCGAGTTTGATATCTACCTTTTTAAAGAGGGTACACATACAAAACTCTATGAGCATCTAGGTGCACACCCTTATGTAAGAAACGGTCAAGAGGGTGTTTACTTTGCTGTGTGGGCACCGAGTGCAAAGGGAATTTCTTTAATAGCCGATTTTAATAATTTCAATAATCAAACCCATCCGTTAAAGATGCGCCAAGACGGTTCCGGGATCTGGGAAGTGTTTGTTAGTGATGTTAGTATTGAAACACTTTACAAATACTATGTAGATTCAGATAATGAACAGGTAAGTAAAGAAAAAGCAGATCCTTTTGCATTTTATGCCGAAGTTGCTCCGAAATCCGCATCAAAAGTTTGGAATCTTAATGTTTTTTCTTGGGATGATGATGCATGGATGAAAAAACGTAAAAAACACAACTCCCATAAAGCACCCATAAGTATCTATGAGATCCATCTGGGTTCATGGAGAAGAAAAGTTGAAGAGGACAACCGTTTTTTAAATTATACGGAAGCTGCGAATGAACTTGCACACTATATTAAAGAACTAGGTTTTACCCATGTGGAACTGCTGCCGATTACTGAATACCCTTTTGAAGGTTCATGGGGGTATCAGGTAACTGGTTATTTTGCACCCACTGCCAGATACGGTACACCTGAGCAGTTTAAAGAGTTTGTAAATATTATGCACAATCACGATATCGGAGTAATTTTAGACTGGGTCCCTTCCCACTTTGTAACTGACGGGCACGGGCTGATTACTTTTGACGGTACGTGTTTGTATGAACATCACGATCCAAGAAAAGGGTACCATCCGGAATGGGGAAGTGCGATTTTCAACTACGATCGAAATGAAGTACGCGCATTTCTGGTAAGTTCTGCAATGTTTTGGCTTGATAAATACCATCTTGACGGCATACGAGTCGATGCTGTCGCTTCTATGCTTTATCTTAACTATGCAAGAGAGGATGGGGAGTGGCTGCCAAATGAGGACGGCGGTAACATAAACAAGGGTGCCGTAGAGTTTTTACGCCATCTCAATATCAGTGCATACGCAGAGCATAAAGATATTATGATGTTTGCCGAGGAGTCTACAAACTATCCGATGGTAAGCGGTGCTGTGAGTGACGGGGGACTTGGGTTTGGATATAAATGGAATATGGGATGGATGCACGACATTCTCAAATATATGAAAAATGATCCAATTAACAGACAACATCACCATAAAAACCTCACTTTCAGTTTTGTCTATATGTATAACGAAAACTATGTTTTGCCTCTGAGTCACGATGAAGTTGTGCATATGAAAGGTTCTTTGATCAATAAGATGCCCGGAGAGTATCACAAAAAATTTGCAAATCTTCGAGCACTTTACAGTCTGATGTATGCGCATCCCGGGAAAAAACTTCTATTTATGGGTGGAGAGTTCGCCCAGTTTGCAGAGTGGAATTTCTCACAAAGTCTTGATTGGCATCTTTTAGAGAATGAAAATCATTCAGGGGTGAAAAAACTTATATATACGCTCAATACCCTTTATAAAAAAGAGCCCGCACTTTATAAAAACGATGTAGAGAGTAACGGTTTTGAATGGATCGATGAGAACGATTACAGGGCAAACGTTATTGCATTTATACGTAAGGGCAATATAAAAGAGAAACCGTTGATTATCGTATGTAATTTTTCCGATAAAGCACATATAGGATATATGCTGGGAATGCCAAAACGTGGAGAATATAAAGAGATCTTTAACTCTGAGGATAAATCTTTTGGAGGGAGTGGAAGCTTGAATAAAGATGTTTTAAAAACGACTCCAAAAAGTTATCATGGAAGAAAAAATATGATCAGCCTTAATTTAGCGCCGCTAAGCGTACTCTATTTACAAAAAATGTCGTAG
- a CDS encoding metal ABC transporter permease, which produces MLEMFDYDFMQRAFIAGIFIAILASIGGTFVVLKRYSLISETLAHSALVGVAVGLVAGYNPMWVAVVVAVMFAWLIEYLRSSFSLYSDAILSIILSGALALSVIIVSVGGSFNNSLFSYLFGSILAVTTEDLYTILIFGAIALSFLLLFAKELYFIAYDEEVAKTSGLKVKLLNFLLVSVVAIIIALSIRVVGSLLIGALMVIPAVSALQYRVGFKQTLLLALFFAIFSVVLGMVVSYHFSLPSGATIVLSIILLFVISLVLNRK; this is translated from the coding sequence ATGTTAGAGATGTTTGATTATGATTTTATGCAGCGTGCTTTTATAGCAGGGATATTTATAGCTATTTTAGCCTCTATAGGTGGAACATTTGTAGTCCTTAAACGCTATTCACTTATTAGTGAGACTTTGGCTCATTCTGCTTTAGTCGGTGTTGCTGTAGGTTTGGTAGCAGGATATAATCCAATGTGGGTAGCGGTAGTAGTTGCTGTAATGTTTGCATGGCTTATAGAGTATCTTAGAAGTTCGTTTTCTTTGTATTCCGATGCAATACTCTCAATTATACTCTCAGGGGCTCTGGCGTTGTCTGTGATTATAGTTTCTGTCGGCGGTTCATTTAACAATTCTTTATTTTCCTATCTTTTTGGTTCGATTTTAGCGGTTACGACTGAAGACCTTTATACAATCCTTATCTTTGGGGCAATAGCACTGAGTTTCTTACTGCTGTTTGCAAAAGAGCTTTATTTTATAGCTTATGATGAAGAGGTAGCAAAAACAAGCGGACTAAAAGTAAAACTGTTAAACTTTTTACTTGTAAGTGTAGTTGCTATTATTATTGCCCTATCTATTCGGGTTGTGGGAAGTCTACTGATCGGTGCTTTGATGGTGATTCCTGCAGTATCGGCTTTACAATACAGAGTAGGATTTAAACAGACGCTTCTGCTTGCACTGTTTTTTGCGATCTTTAGTGTTGTGTTAGGTATGGTAGTCTCTTATCACTTCTCACTCCCTTCAGGTGCTACTATAGTACTGAGTATTATTTTACTCTTTGTTATCTCATTGGTGCTCAATAGAAAATGA
- a CDS encoding metal ABC transporter substrate-binding protein: MKNLKIVLALLSLIVVVLILTTGSKEQKLSSKPLVATSNFAIYDLTKNIGGDKIELINILPFGVDPHSFEPTPKIVAKLEKSKLFLYSGDVLEPWTQHLASEVHKLDMSKYVTLKTLEDDEDEEHGEDHEEHEHHHHHHGAYDPHYWLDIENMKQLSLVVTEQLSKIDPKNKHFFEKNKEQYIQQLDQLDGLYKQQLLECKLDTIIVTHNAFSYLAERYGFKVESLTGLSTEAQPSAEDVKHLLQEIKEKNIQIIFFENFANNKNIQTIADDTGIKIDSLQPLGNITGEEMTLKLDYIDIMKINLDKIAEAMQCR, encoded by the coding sequence GTGAAAAATTTGAAGATAGTTTTAGCGCTACTTTCCCTCATAGTAGTTGTTCTAATCCTAACAACAGGCTCAAAGGAACAAAAGCTTTCTTCAAAACCGCTTGTGGCAACAAGTAACTTTGCTATCTATGACCTTACAAAAAATATCGGTGGTGATAAAATAGAGTTGATCAATATTTTACCTTTTGGGGTAGATCCGCATAGTTTTGAGCCTACTCCAAAGATTGTTGCCAAACTTGAAAAAAGTAAGCTTTTTCTTTATAGCGGTGATGTTTTGGAACCATGGACCCAGCATCTTGCCTCTGAGGTACATAAACTTGATATGAGTAAGTATGTTACTCTTAAAACTTTAGAAGATGATGAGGATGAGGAACACGGTGAAGATCATGAGGAGCATGAACATCATCACCACCATCATGGAGCATACGATCCCCATTATTGGCTTGATATTGAGAATATGAAACAACTTTCTCTTGTAGTAACTGAACAGCTTAGTAAGATAGACCCAAAAAACAAACATTTTTTTGAAAAAAATAAAGAGCAGTATATTCAGCAATTAGATCAACTTGACGGTTTATATAAACAACAATTACTTGAATGTAAGCTAGATACAATTATTGTGACTCATAATGCATTTTCTTATTTAGCTGAGAGATACGGCTTTAAAGTTGAATCTTTAACAGGGCTTTCAACAGAAGCACAGCCGAGTGCAGAGGATGTAAAACATTTACTTCAGGAAATAAAAGAGAAAAATATACAGATTATATTTTTTGAAAATTTTGCCAACAATAAAAATATTCAAACAATTGCTGATGATACGGGTATAAAGATCGATAGTTTACAACCGCTTGGGAATATAACGGGGGAAGAGATGACTCTTAAACTGGACTATATTGATATTATGAAGATAAATTTAGACAAAATTGCTGAGGCTATGCAGTGCCGTTAA
- a CDS encoding metal ABC transporter ATP-binding protein, translated as MPLKFKVPIFDVKNLCFEVMDQKILSNISFHIFSGEYIAIIGPNGGGKTTLIRTLLGLEKATSGTIKIFGKEQKKFKEWYKIGYVPQRASLVDQNFPATVEDIVKMGRVAKRKLFSRTSLEDIQAVEDAMDKMDITHLKDKMVGTLSGGQRQRVMIARALASSPKILILDEPNTGVDVKSQQRFYELLRKLNKEDGITILFITHDIGVIADDIARLFTINQKATICNNPKEALSCEEMSELYGIDAHLIHMHKHEH; from the coding sequence GTGCCGTTAAAGTTTAAAGTTCCTATTTTTGATGTAAAAAATCTCTGTTTTGAGGTTATGGACCAAAAGATACTCAGTAATATCAGTTTTCATATTTTTAGCGGGGAATATATTGCTATTATAGGACCAAACGGTGGCGGAAAAACGACACTTATCCGTACATTGCTTGGGCTAGAAAAAGCAACATCCGGAACTATCAAGATATTTGGAAAAGAGCAAAAAAAATTTAAAGAGTGGTACAAGATCGGGTATGTGCCTCAACGTGCATCGCTGGTTGATCAAAATTTTCCTGCTACGGTTGAAGATATTGTAAAGATGGGAAGAGTTGCCAAGAGAAAACTTTTTTCAAGAACATCTTTAGAAGATATACAAGCGGTGGAAGATGCAATGGATAAGATGGATATTACACATCTAAAAGACAAGATGGTGGGTACTCTTTCAGGTGGTCAGCGTCAGCGTGTGATGATTGCACGTGCTTTGGCTTCTTCTCCAAAGATTTTAATTCTTGATGAACCAAATACAGGTGTAGATGTAAAGTCGCAACAAAGATTTTACGAGCTTTTACGTAAGTTAAATAAAGAGGATGGAATCACTATTTTGTTTATTACACACGACATCGGGGTGATCGCAGATGATATTGCAAGACTTTTTACGATCAACCAAAAAGCGACAATCTGCAATAACCCTAAAGAAGCGCTTTCTTGTGAAGAGATGAGTGAACTTTACGGGATCGATGCCCATCTGATTCATATGCATAAGCATGAGCATTAG
- a CDS encoding methyltransferase domain-containing protein: MRIDSEFSKYAAHYGSYNVIQEKVAVKLLSHVNNKPKNILDLGCGHGALVEKIDWEYNRFVGVDFAKGMLELHPKSKIIECIYGDFNDDGLYKTLKQYNFDYVLSSSALQWAQDLEKVFSNIKSLDTQISLAIFTSGTFETLHKTASLEPLLLSKDEIYTIQKKYFDVNFEVVNYRLEFENTREMFRYIKKSGVSGSRNALSFKETKKLMDEYPLNYLEFEVAYIYS, from the coding sequence ATGAGAATAGATTCAGAATTTTCAAAATATGCTGCCCATTATGGGAGCTATAATGTTATTCAAGAAAAAGTGGCTGTAAAACTGCTTTCCCATGTGAATAACAAGCCGAAAAATATTTTAGATCTGGGATGTGGTCACGGTGCCCTCGTAGAGAAGATAGATTGGGAATATAATCGTTTTGTAGGTGTTGATTTTGCAAAAGGGATGCTGGAATTGCATCCGAAATCCAAAATAATAGAGTGTATATATGGTGATTTTAATGATGATGGACTCTATAAAACACTAAAACAATACAATTTTGACTATGTACTATCCTCTTCAGCATTGCAATGGGCACAAGATCTAGAGAAGGTCTTTAGTAATATTAAAAGTTTGGATACGCAGATCTCTTTAGCTATCTTTACATCCGGAACTTTTGAAACACTTCATAAAACAGCATCATTAGAACCATTGCTGCTTTCAAAAGATGAAATATACACAATACAGAAAAAATATTTTGATGTGAATTTTGAAGTTGTAAATTATCGTCTTGAATTCGAAAATACAAGGGAGATGTTTCGATATATAAAAAAGAGTGGTGTCAGCGGCTCTAGAAATGCCCTCTCGTTTAAAGAAACGAAAAAGCTGATGGATGAGTACCCATTAAACTATTTAGAGTTTGAGGTGGCTTATATCTACTCTTGA
- a CDS encoding ROK family protein codes for MKLCIDAGGTYFRYALYNGEQELDTGSEKCNGIGFISWIEKLLQRYKVVKTIAVGYAGQVKDGIILGAPNIEVTEPNIKNYFQSRYDVEFLIQNDLSCAVLAEAKYFQTEEICALYVGSGLGLGVITNGSLLEGYNALAGEIGHIPYKKAPFFCGCGKDNCIELFASGSGLKKFKRYLQIDEALTLQELRDSTLTEHNELYKEFEEALLDAVGVVITLFNPEVLVLGGGIVADDETIFETVLARYREFSMLQSTQGLRIVKTKLQNAVLQGASLLKELK; via the coding sequence TTGAAGCTGTGTATAGATGCCGGAGGGACATATTTCCGTTACGCTCTTTATAATGGGGAGCAAGAGCTAGACACAGGGAGTGAAAAGTGCAACGGTATTGGTTTTATATCTTGGATCGAAAAGCTGCTGCAAAGATATAAAGTTGTAAAAACAATAGCCGTAGGGTATGCAGGACAGGTAAAAGATGGAATAATTCTTGGCGCTCCAAATATAGAAGTGACAGAGCCAAATATTAAAAACTATTTTCAAAGCAGATACGATGTGGAGTTTTTGATACAAAACGATCTCTCCTGTGCCGTTTTGGCAGAAGCAAAATATTTCCAGACAGAGGAGATCTGTGCACTCTATGTAGGGAGCGGTCTTGGACTGGGGGTTATTACTAACGGAAGTTTATTAGAGGGGTATAACGCGTTAGCTGGAGAGATTGGACATATCCCTTATAAAAAAGCCCCCTTTTTCTGCGGTTGCGGTAAAGACAACTGTATAGAGCTTTTTGCTTCGGGATCGGGGCTTAAAAAGTTTAAACGTTATTTGCAAATTGATGAAGCCCTTACACTTCAAGAACTTAGAGATTCTACACTTACAGAGCACAATGAGCTTTATAAAGAGTTTGAAGAGGCTCTTTTAGATGCAGTTGGAGTGGTGATAACTCTTTTTAATCCTGAAGTTTTAGTTTTAGGGGGAGGGATCGTTGCAGACGATGAAACTATTTTTGAAACGGTTTTAGCACGCTATAGAGAGTTTAGTATGCTACAAAGTACACAAGGGCTTCGTATTGTTAAAACAAAACTACAAAACGCAGTGCTGCAAGGTGCATCGCTTTTAAAGGAGTTAAAATGA
- a CDS encoding thiamine-phosphate pyrophosphorylase, with product MIDANLNRLKEGIRVVEDILRYKENNKTLSSKLKSLRHQAVTDNTKELLQYRDSINDVLRPSTTSEQTRDNLEGIIIANLKRAQESSRVLEELYKLESISESEKFKHIRYELYDLEKEILLTQE from the coding sequence GTGATAGATGCCAACCTCAATCGTCTTAAAGAGGGTATCCGTGTTGTTGAGGATATACTTCGCTACAAAGAGAATAATAAAACACTTTCTTCAAAACTCAAATCGCTTCGTCATCAGGCTGTAACTGATAATACAAAAGAGTTACTTCAGTATCGTGACAGTATCAATGATGTACTACGTCCATCTACTACAAGTGAACAGACACGTGATAATTTAGAAGGGATTATTATTGCTAATCTAAAGCGTGCACAGGAATCATCAAGGGTGTTAGAGGAGTTATATAAGCTTGAAAGTATTAGTGAAAGTGAAAAGTTTAAACATATTCGCTATGAGTTATACGATCTCGAAAAAGAGATCCTTCTAACTCAAGAGTAG
- a CDS encoding glycogen synthase, whose product MRVLFAASEMLPYVKTGGLADVADALPRALKKYTDISVVLPLYGFLELQNLEKVEDFELELGGISYSIEVYFTLQEGLGVYFIKAPLLSTTQHLYGYNDIDYANNDLRFGIFSASIVELAVRLKIDLLHLNDWHTALAALFIEQRSLAIKTVFTIHNLAYQGIFSQESCERLGIEPSYFNMDALEFYGQLNSMKGGIAYSDAVTTVSPSYAQEILTGEFGCGLDGFLSYHSDKLSGILNGINTEVFDPASDPHLQECYDSTTLENKYKNKVAFLKTTKLKDPRKTLFVVLSRLVEQKGIELLIKVLPEMLEKKINVFVLGEGKELYTNKLNALSSKHANLEFQNVYDEVLSHKAYAAADFFVMPSLFEPCGLAQMIAMRYGAIPIVHATGGLKDSVHEKKNGCGRGIVFEKFTKKEFSKAIERAFKLKKDTEAFRESVVFNMECDFSFERGAKSYMKLYESLF is encoded by the coding sequence ATGAGGGTATTATTTGCTGCGAGTGAGATGCTACCTTATGTGAAAACGGGGGGACTTGCAGATGTTGCAGATGCACTTCCAAGAGCACTGAAAAAATATACAGATATCTCTGTCGTGCTCCCTTTGTATGGTTTTTTAGAGCTGCAGAACCTAGAAAAAGTTGAGGATTTTGAACTTGAACTGGGCGGAATTTCGTATAGTATTGAAGTCTATTTTACTCTGCAAGAGGGGTTGGGTGTTTATTTTATAAAAGCGCCCCTTTTAAGTACTACGCAGCACCTTTATGGTTATAACGATATTGATTATGCAAACAACGATCTGCGTTTTGGGATCTTTAGTGCAAGCATTGTAGAGTTGGCTGTAAGACTAAAGATTGATCTTCTTCATCTCAATGACTGGCATACTGCTTTAGCAGCTCTTTTCATAGAGCAAAGATCATTAGCGATAAAAACCGTTTTTACTATCCATAATCTTGCTTATCAGGGAATATTTTCACAAGAGTCGTGTGAACGCCTTGGGATAGAGCCTAGTTACTTTAATATGGATGCTTTAGAATTTTATGGACAGCTCAACTCTATGAAAGGGGGGATCGCATACTCCGATGCCGTGACAACGGTCAGCCCCAGTTATGCACAAGAGATCCTCACCGGCGAATTTGGCTGTGGCTTGGATGGATTTTTAAGCTACCATAGTGATAAGTTAAGCGGTATATTAAACGGAATCAATACGGAAGTTTTTGACCCTGCAAGCGATCCTCATCTTCAAGAGTGTTACGACAGCACTACATTAGAGAACAAGTATAAAAACAAAGTTGCATTTTTAAAAACAACCAAACTTAAAGATCCGAGAAAAACTCTGTTTGTAGTACTCTCAAGATTAGTGGAGCAAAAAGGGATCGAACTTTTGATAAAAGTGCTTCCTGAGATGTTGGAAAAAAAGATCAATGTTTTTGTTCTCGGAGAGGGGAAAGAGCTTTATACTAACAAACTTAATGCTCTGTCTTCTAAGCACGCAAACCTTGAATTTCAAAACGTTTACGATGAGGTACTTTCCCATAAAGCATACGCTGCGGCAGATTTTTTTGTAATGCCCTCTTTGTTTGAGCCTTGCGGTTTAGCACAGATGATAGCTATGCGATACGGAGCTATCCCCATTGTCCATGCAACAGGTGGCTTAAAAGACAGTGTCCATGAAAAGAAAAATGGATGTGGCAGAGGAATTGTGTTTGAAAAGTTTACGAAAAAAGAGTTTTCCAAGGCGATAGAGCGGGCTTTTAAACTTAAAAAAGATACAGAGGCTTTTAGGGAGTCGGTGGTTTTTAATATGGAGTGCGATTTCTCTTTTGAGAGAGGCGCAAAGAGCTATATGAAGCTGTATGAGAGTTTGTTTTGA